The genomic stretch GTATACATTACTGCGGTGTCTGCTTCTTCTGTTTTACCAAGCTTACAACGGTCGATTTCTCCTTGTTGTCCTGTCCTTTTCCATCTGTAGCATGTTCCCCGCAAATACTGGTGTTGCATTTCTTACATCGGTTACGCGATTTACACTCGGAAACACCGTGCTTTCCTAgacagttgaattattttttcttttgctttacgATGTTTATTCTTTCATTCACGTCAGAAATTATCGTGCAATCTCCCGGAAAATGTACACCAGTGCATTAGATGCATGGACGTTTTTTGTCATTGAAACGTGTCTCATTAAGGCGTGAgttgtttgtatttaaaatttcgCTGTGTTTTATTACGAGCTTCGGTCAGAAATGTTGCGGTAATATGCAAACCGTCGCGGTCGGTAAATTGTCCCGCTTCCAGAATTCTCGCTTCTGTTGTGGTGGCTTGTCTGAGGTTGTTTAGAGTTATATGATTGCTATCATATTCATGGGCAATATTTGTTCTCATTTCTACTGGTAGTTTACTCATAATTATAGGTACTAGTAGCGCGCCATACATTTCTTGTGTTTGACCCAAACATTCAAGAACTCTTACGTACGTTTTTAGGTAGTCTCCATACGTTCTTAGACTGTTTAAATCATGTGACGGTGAAGGAAGATCCATTAAAGCTTTCATGTAGGCATCAATAATCTTGTGAGGCGATCCAAAACGCTCTTTGAGCAAATTAACGGCAGTGGTGTAATTGGCATTTGTCAGTGCGAAACCTTCAACAGTTTGGGCAGCATTGCCATGGAGTTGGGCCTTCAAGTAACTAAATTTCTGTATCTCGGTCAAAGTACTGTTGAAATGAATAGTTGATTCATAGAAATCCCAAAAGGTCTGCCATTGTAAAATTTCCCCATCAAAGTGCGATAAATCTAGTTTTGGTAATCTTTGGTTTTGACTGCTATTTAAATACCGAAGAAAAGCCTTGGTTGTGCAAATTATTTGTAGACTGAAAGTCACGATGGGCATTTTGCATAGAGCGAAAATTATCAAAATGGGATGGCTGTACATTAATTTCAGTTGCATTGCTGCGTATACAATTGGCATTGGTAAGCGATGAATCTGTGGGGTAAGATGGCGTAAAACTGCTTGCATTTGGATCTAGTGACGTTGATGTGACATTTTCAGAAAGTGAAtcagaatttgatatttttctaattttccgAAGTTTGGACTCTAAATTAAACATATACTTATCAGACTCTCGAATTTCCTCTGCTACATTAAATCCAGTATCTTTTTATTCAAATCCACAATAGTCGTCTGTTTCTCTTCAATTGCATCCGAAATTAATTTCACATTTTATCTAAGTCCGAA from Mytilus edulis chromosome 7, xbMytEdul2.2, whole genome shotgun sequence encodes the following:
- the LOC139483397 gene encoding uncharacterized protein — protein: MPIVTFSLQIICTTKAFLRYLNSSQNQRLPKLDLSHFDGEILQWQTFWDFYESTIHFNSTLTEIQKFSYLKAQLHGNAAQTVEGFALTNANYTTAVNLLKERFGSPHKIIDAYMKALMDLPSPSHDLNSLRTYGDYLKTYVRVLECLGQTQEMYGALLVPIIMSKLPVEMRTNIAHEYDSNHITLNNLRQATTTEARILEAGQFTDRDGLHITATFLTEARNKTQRNFKYKQLTP